The following are from one region of the Ischnura elegans chromosome 12, ioIscEleg1.1, whole genome shotgun sequence genome:
- the LOC124169222 gene encoding cyclin-dependent kinase 4, with protein sequence MMPGSSAAAAEVPSLHPGKYEEVSVIGTGAYGTVYKAKDLLNPGVMVALKKVRVPLTEDGVPMSTLREIALLKQLDQHEHPNIVRLLDICHGQQNEKDQLLTLFLVFEHVDQDLSSYIEKCPAPGFSEEQVKDLMRQVLSGVDFLHSHRIVHRDLKPQNLLVTSGGRVKLADFGLAKTYDFEMRLTSVVVTLWYRAPEVLLGLPYATPVDIWSCGCIMAELFRRSPLFSGNSEGDQLDRIFQVIGTPPESKWPQSVSLPWSSFGPYTPTPLSQLVPEAGPLGREVLQNMLTFSPLDRIGAASALQHPFFHQEDHPDPKCSHGGVPANQNQFLESQGCMSSSVKDSPLPSSSNASHMMIHGHRTK encoded by the exons ATGATGCCAGGGTCATCTGCAGCAGCTGCCGAGGTGCCCTCGTTGCACCCTGGCAAGTATGAGGAGGTCTCCGTTATAGGCACAG GGGCCTACGGGACAGTGTACAAGGCCAAGGATCTGTTGAACCCTGGCGTCATGGTGGCGCTGAAGAAGGTGCGCGTTCCACTGACTGAGGATGGTGTCCCCATGTCCACACTGCGCGAGATTGCATTGCTCAAGCAACTCGACCAGCACGAGCACCCCAACATAGTCAG gctgCTGGATATATGCCATGGTCAACAAAATGAAAAAGACCAGCTCCTCACTCTCTTCTTGGTTTTTGAGCATGTTGACCAGGACCTTTCATCGTACATAGAAAAGTGTCCCGCTCCAGGATTTAGCGAGGAACAAGTAAAG GACCTTATGCGTCAAGTGCTGAGTGGTGTGGACTTCCTTCACAGTCACAGGATAGTGCACCGTGATTTGAAGCCTCAGAACCTTTTGGTGACATCTGGGGGGAGGGTGAAGTTGGCTGACTTTGGCCTAGCCAAGACGTACGATTTTGAAATGAGGCTAACGTCTGTG GTGGTTACTCTCTGGTACCGAGCACCTGAGGTACTTCTTGGGCTTCCCTATGCCACTCCTGTTGACATCTGGTCCTGTGGCTGCATTATGGCGGAGCTATTTCGCCGATCACCTTTATTCTCCGGTAATTCTGAAGGAGATCAACTGGATCGCATTTTTCA GGTGATTGGAACACCTCCAGAGTCCAAGTGGCCGCAGAGTGTGAGCCTTCCCTGGAGTTCGTTTGGGCCGTACACCCCCACACCGCTGTCACAATTAGTCCCAGAAGCTGGTCCTCTTGGAAGGGAGGTTCTTCAG AACATGCTTACGTTTTCCCCGTTGGATAGGATTGGAGCAGCAAGTGCTCTTCAGCATCCATTTTTCCACCAAGAGGACCATCCAGATCCCAAGTGTAGTCACGGAGGTGTTCCAGCCAATCAAAATCAGTTCTTAGAATCTCAGGGCTGCATGTCAAGCAGTGTTAAGGACTCTCCTCTCCCTTCATCAAGCAATGCATCCCACATGATGATACATGGCCATCGTACTAAGTGA